In one window of Prevotella sp. E13-17 DNA:
- a CDS encoding alpha-galactosidase gives MSISYDNRQLFTGVYGSVGYYFADDNSGAYWPETKDAAAWTLTRTDGYSDSFGTGTKYSILYTFNWPNYSGDGSQLVQDFVFYNDVDYFVCQLTVANTSGREIKTNYVLPLRSSSEATFMNGSYNSENRMLWIPWDNDEYVKYQSRAMNTTHESNSVIALFNGTTRKGLVMGAIDHNQWKNCAKVTASNNYKVDYFELRSGYTSFFTHDQGMAHGMVHGQSVSSARFMVGWFDDWRTGMETYGRACARVEPRWEWNGAKPVGWNSWGVLQTNLQYEYQDHCVLNTAKYIANELMPRGFHDANGQVVFDLDSWWDFLSDSDRNAVFDYCRQHNMIPGLYYGPWVDWISEGDLDSNFYGTYKHSDVCLKQNGNYKTLDGAYCLDPTHPAVIAKMEERLQQFYSYGIGYVKVDFLSQGAIEADSWYDTNVHTGMEAYNQGMNRFKQKILDLWGDGGLYVDLSIAPLFPHQYGHSRRISCDVFRSISDTQYCLNGTSFGWWLDQCYYAQDPDQLVMVDKNGAYSPAETRARLTSGLVTGIFLMGDNFSGTNYGNSNTTQSRNYAQNFLANNTDLMHAVHTCRAFHPAFGHWAGESGAENIFVYETSQYVYVACLNYKSSSFFNSNTANWNIDVFYHIGIDRSNVAEIKELWSGTMVSLNSDGKFIATVPAKDARIYRIKKVNGIDDTPSYVLSQNKDVVDRQTEIQTVSTRGDSQFTDVYTLDGRRLTIDGKKPQPGIYIVNGKKVKY, from the coding sequence ATGTCTATTTCGTATGATAATAGGCAACTTTTTACGGGCGTTTATGGCTCTGTGGGCTATTATTTTGCCGATGACAACTCTGGCGCATATTGGCCAGAAACGAAAGATGCAGCAGCATGGACGCTGACAAGAACAGATGGCTACTCAGATAGTTTTGGTACGGGAACGAAATATAGTATTCTTTATACGTTTAATTGGCCAAACTATAGTGGCGATGGCTCACAACTGGTGCAGGACTTCGTCTTCTATAATGATGTGGATTACTTTGTCTGTCAGCTAACCGTGGCTAATACAAGTGGACGAGAAATAAAAACGAACTATGTGTTACCTTTGCGCTCCAGTAGCGAAGCAACTTTTATGAATGGTTCCTATAATAGTGAGAATCGTATGCTTTGGATACCATGGGATAATGATGAGTATGTAAAGTACCAATCGCGTGCAATGAATACTACTCACGAAAGTAACTCTGTCATCGCTCTCTTCAATGGAACCACTCGTAAGGGCCTTGTCATGGGAGCAATAGATCATAATCAGTGGAAGAATTGTGCCAAGGTGACAGCAAGTAACAACTATAAAGTGGACTATTTCGAACTTCGTTCTGGCTATACAAGCTTTTTTACCCACGATCAGGGCATGGCACATGGCATGGTGCACGGTCAGTCTGTGAGCTCGGCCCGTTTTATGGTGGGATGGTTTGATGACTGGCGCACTGGCATGGAGACCTATGGCCGGGCCTGTGCACGTGTGGAACCACGGTGGGAGTGGAATGGCGCAAAACCTGTAGGATGGAATTCGTGGGGAGTGTTGCAAACAAACCTACAGTATGAATATCAAGACCATTGTGTACTTAACACCGCCAAGTATATTGCCAATGAGCTGATGCCAAGAGGATTTCATGATGCCAATGGTCAAGTCGTATTTGACCTTGACTCTTGGTGGGATTTCCTTTCTGATAGCGATCGTAATGCTGTCTTTGACTATTGTCGTCAGCATAATATGATTCCAGGGCTTTATTATGGACCGTGGGTTGATTGGATAAGTGAAGGAGATTTGGATAGTAACTTCTATGGTACTTACAAACACAGCGATGTTTGTCTCAAACAAAATGGTAACTATAAGACGCTTGATGGCGCTTATTGTCTTGATCCTACACATCCTGCTGTCATTGCAAAGATGGAAGAACGCCTGCAACAGTTTTATAGTTATGGCATTGGCTATGTAAAGGTTGACTTCCTCTCTCAAGGTGCTATTGAAGCCGATTCCTGGTATGATACAAATGTGCATACAGGTATGGAGGCATATAATCAAGGTATGAACAGGTTCAAGCAGAAGATTCTTGATTTATGGGGCGATGGAGGTCTTTATGTAGATCTTAGTATAGCACCTCTCTTTCCTCATCAGTATGGTCACAGCCGTCGTATCTCTTGTGATGTGTTTCGCAGTATCAGCGATACTCAGTACTGTCTGAATGGTACTTCTTTTGGGTGGTGGTTAGATCAATGTTATTATGCGCAAGATCCAGACCAGCTTGTCATGGTAGATAAGAATGGTGCTTATAGTCCAGCAGAGACACGTGCACGTCTTACATCTGGATTGGTAACTGGCATTTTCCTGATGGGTGACAATTTCAGTGGCACAAACTATGGCAACTCAAATACAACACAAAGCAGAAACTATGCGCAGAACTTTTTAGCTAATAATACGGACTTGATGCATGCAGTGCATACTTGTCGTGCTTTTCATCCTGCTTTTGGTCACTGGGCTGGTGAAAGTGGTGCAGAGAATATCTTTGTTTACGAAACATCGCAGTATGTTTATGTGGCCTGTTTGAATTATAAATCAAGTTCATTCTTTAATTCAAACACCGCCAATTGGAACATTGACGTCTTCTACCATATTGGAATTGATAGAAGTAATGTTGCAGAAATAAAAGAACTCTGGTCTGGAACAATGGTGTCGTTAAACAGTGACGGAAAATTTATCGCTACGGTGCCAGCAAAAGATGCTCGCATCTATCGCATAAAGAAGGTGAATGGCATTGACGATACACCATCATACGTGCTTTCACAGAATAAGGATGTTGTTGATCGCCAGACCGAGATACAAACGGTATCTACAAGAGGGGACTCACAATTTACCGACGTCTATACACTTGACGGACGCCGTTTGACTATTGATGGCAAAAAGCCTCAGCCAGGTATCTATATCGTCAATGGAAAGAAAGTTAAATATTAA
- a CDS encoding VCBS repeat-containing protein, translating to MRHSTLFIASLLGVALSAQAQSFKQVEQEKNQEKFMPLHRGIVTLADINGDGKLDVVYGGQYRPDNDKDGSGDVTFKTDGNGDYVLDENESKIVDSHTKWAVQGDPENPNSWFSLTWACTANIFFNQGGGNYAHEVASSWHHWGEGSRTSTEAHGLLPTTWGGYHFFDANNDGRLDAYVYGQDEWGWKFSEYSGQKVGDDGQFVALQLQNAEGIFELQPCPFPKGWNENTNSLGNRANSSIAFGDYDHDGYTDVLIQCYHKWMEEDEQCGERLVGLYHNNGDGTFTQMNVFKPIPFAENKKPADLFEADIESSEMVPTMKAKPMSHGAIAFGDLNGDGWLDIISTGWSNDDEALSFYIYQNLQDGTFQEVDLSGKSFLPVYENEIQVADMNNDGWLDVVVFGTQNGEGMPKVGDVYLNDGDGEFNFTRSSVEQGNGLYGASAAYAKLVDINHDGLVDVFSHGWTDVEDKGWGARIHTQNTDGTFSLDTDFGDPNTSHLTFGDVNGDGALDVIGDYWYDFGIWESQFTDGIENPEAPTNVKAEQKERGKLTISWTGDDLNTGFAYNLYVKNKETGWISQLIPADLETGALRTYNSLGVALRSEDPSAMTYTMSVPDGEYEVGVQTLKNDWTTSAFAKAEVSVTDGIQTTKSTDSMVTRIYDANGRYMGANVNSLGRGVFIVEKDNQKTKIIK from the coding sequence ATGAGACACTCTACATTATTTATTGCAAGTTTGCTCGGAGTGGCACTATCTGCACAGGCACAGTCGTTCAAACAGGTAGAGCAAGAAAAAAATCAAGAAAAGTTTATGCCATTACATCGTGGCATCGTGACCTTAGCCGATATTAATGGTGATGGAAAACTTGATGTCGTCTATGGCGGACAGTATCGCCCAGACAATGATAAAGATGGTTCTGGAGACGTGACCTTTAAAACGGATGGAAATGGTGACTACGTGCTTGATGAGAACGAATCAAAAATCGTAGATAGCCACACCAAGTGGGCGGTACAAGGCGATCCAGAAAACCCCAATTCTTGGTTCTCGCTGACATGGGCATGCACGGCCAATATCTTCTTTAATCAGGGAGGTGGCAATTATGCACACGAAGTAGCAAGCTCATGGCATCACTGGGGTGAGGGCTCGCGCACCAGTACAGAGGCCCATGGCCTCTTACCCACGACATGGGGCGGTTATCACTTCTTTGATGCTAATAATGACGGACGTCTGGATGCTTATGTCTATGGCCAGGACGAATGGGGATGGAAATTCTCGGAGTATAGTGGTCAAAAGGTAGGCGATGATGGACAGTTCGTGGCTTTACAGTTGCAAAACGCTGAAGGTATTTTTGAATTGCAGCCTTGTCCTTTCCCGAAAGGATGGAATGAGAATACAAACTCTTTAGGTAATCGTGCGAACTCAAGTATCGCTTTTGGTGATTACGATCACGATGGTTATACGGATGTGCTCATCCAATGCTATCACAAGTGGATGGAGGAAGATGAACAGTGTGGCGAGCGCCTCGTTGGACTCTACCACAACAATGGCGACGGAACCTTCACCCAGATGAATGTTTTCAAGCCCATACCATTTGCCGAAAACAAGAAGCCCGCTGACCTGTTCGAGGCCGACATTGAGAGCAGCGAGATGGTGCCTACGATGAAGGCAAAGCCCATGAGCCACGGTGCCATAGCCTTTGGCGACCTGAACGGCGATGGCTGGCTCGACATCATCTCTACAGGTTGGAGCAACGACGACGAGGCCCTCTCTTTCTATATCTATCAGAATCTGCAGGACGGCACCTTTCAGGAAGTCGATCTCTCGGGCAAGAGCTTCCTGCCCGTTTACGAAAACGAGATTCAGGTGGCAGACATGAATAACGACGGCTGGCTCGATGTCGTGGTCTTCGGCACGCAGAATGGCGAAGGCATGCCCAAGGTAGGCGATGTTTACTTAAACGATGGCGATGGTGAGTTCAACTTCACCCGCAGTTCCGTGGAGCAGGGCAATGGCCTTTATGGAGCAAGTGCTGCGTATGCAAAACTCGTTGATATCAATCACGACGGGCTTGTTGACGTATTTTCACATGGATGGACCGATGTCGAGGATAAAGGTTGGGGTGCTCGCATCCACACACAGAACACTGATGGCACTTTCTCGCTTGATACTGATTTCGGTGATCCCAATACATCTCATTTGACCTTCGGTGATGTCAATGGAGATGGTGCACTTGACGTGATTGGCGACTATTGGTATGATTTTGGTATTTGGGAAAGCCAGTTTACTGATGGCATTGAAAATCCTGAAGCTCCCACAAATGTCAAAGCCGAGCAGAAAGAAAGAGGAAAGCTGACAATCAGCTGGACTGGTGATGACTTGAACACAGGATTTGCCTATAATCTTTATGTTAAGAACAAGGAAACAGGCTGGATTAGTCAGTTGATTCCCGCAGACTTAGAGACCGGTGCTCTGCGTACCTATAATTCTCTTGGTGTAGCTCTTCGTAGCGAAGATCCATCTGCCATGACATACACAATGAGTGTTCCGGATGGTGAGTACGAAGTGGGAGTACAGACACTGAAGAACGATTGGACTACGAGTGCTTTCGCAAAAGCTGAGGTAAGTGTTACTGATGGAATTCAGACCACCAAGTCAACTGATTCAATGGTAACTCGCATTTACGATGCCAATGGTCGTTATATGGGCGCAAATGTGAATAGCCTTGGTCGTGGCGTCTTCATCGTGGAAAAGGATAATCAGAAGACAAAGATCATTAAATAA
- a CDS encoding RagB/SusD family nutrient uptake outer membrane protein, translated as MKINKYRLLQICLAGCWGMTLTSCQDMMDMDSPQVVYDTNHQIDHANDSIYSVMGVLAQLQDIADRVVLMGELRGDLMTVDAQVANTDLQDIDRLQFSTTNQYALSRDFYSIINNCNYILAHMDTTITEGQSKVLLPEYAQVKTLRAYTYWQLALIQGEVNYFTQPLTDVSSGIWLDKAKTDLDALSLLLIDDLEPFVNTRALDFGSVDGWNSSEFFLPTAMLLGDLYLYNNRYEEAAAAYYNLICQRHLTVSSSFATTWQSTTRHELNNGQRRAYVSDVITRQVFDSGLRSAHSQLHKLTYGVRYDKEDGATALLPVKAFTDWMQGRVHFHTDNGQAISRYFYGDLRGVAELSNGKFVGNAFGPATDDNSSFYITKFYNNLSGSETDVLEHRSLTSLALLRPSTVYLRYAEAINRAGFPTTAFAVLKYGLNSVMYDTIQHRVDTLELQRYPAYIDFHDPQFNQNVGTAARGLGLGIRWDKTQYVIPAGVDSVDYVERAILEEMAAESCFEGNRFFDLLRISHHRPDHPLFMAKKVSAKYADAEAAEQRLRILSTWFSHKEE; from the coding sequence ATGAAAATCAATAAATACAGATTATTACAGATATGTCTTGCAGGCTGCTGGGGAATGACACTCACTTCTTGTCAGGACATGATGGATATGGACTCTCCTCAGGTGGTATATGACACCAATCATCAAATAGATCATGCTAATGACTCTATTTACTCGGTGATGGGTGTTCTGGCGCAGTTGCAGGATATAGCAGACCGCGTGGTGTTGATGGGTGAACTGCGTGGAGACTTGATGACTGTTGATGCACAAGTGGCAAATACGGATCTTCAAGACATAGACAGACTTCAGTTCTCTACAACAAATCAGTATGCCCTGTCTCGCGATTTCTACTCAATCATCAATAACTGCAACTATATCCTTGCTCACATGGATACCACGATCACAGAAGGGCAAAGTAAAGTTCTCTTGCCAGAATATGCGCAAGTGAAAACACTACGTGCATACACCTATTGGCAACTGGCCCTTATTCAGGGGGAAGTGAATTATTTTACCCAGCCTCTTACTGATGTGTCAAGTGGAATATGGCTTGATAAAGCTAAGACAGACCTTGATGCTCTGTCTCTCTTGCTGATAGACGATTTGGAACCTTTCGTAAATACGCGTGCATTGGATTTTGGAAGTGTTGATGGTTGGAATAGCTCCGAATTCTTCTTGCCAACAGCGATGCTTCTTGGCGACTTATATCTTTATAATAACAGATATGAGGAGGCAGCAGCTGCCTATTATAATCTGATATGCCAGCGCCACTTGACAGTAAGTAGCAGCTTCGCAACAACATGGCAGTCAACAACTCGTCATGAACTAAATAATGGTCAGCGCCGAGCTTATGTGTCGGATGTCATCACAAGACAGGTCTTTGATAGTGGTTTGCGCTCGGCTCATAGCCAGTTGCACAAGCTGACCTATGGTGTCAGGTATGACAAGGAAGATGGGGCAACAGCACTTCTGCCAGTCAAAGCGTTTACTGACTGGATGCAGGGGCGTGTGCACTTTCATACCGATAATGGACAGGCTATTTCACGATATTTCTATGGTGACTTGCGTGGAGTAGCAGAATTGTCAAATGGTAAATTCGTGGGGAATGCCTTCGGACCGGCAACTGATGATAATTCTTCTTTTTATATCACAAAATTCTATAATAACCTCTCGGGAAGTGAAACTGATGTGCTGGAACATCGTTCTCTGACATCTTTAGCTTTACTCCGTCCTTCTACTGTCTATCTACGTTATGCAGAGGCTATCAATCGCGCAGGCTTCCCTACAACTGCATTTGCTGTGCTGAAATATGGCTTGAATAGCGTCATGTATGACACCATTCAACATCGGGTGGATACACTTGAGCTGCAACGCTATCCAGCCTACATAGACTTCCATGATCCGCAGTTCAATCAAAACGTAGGAACTGCTGCACGGGGCTTGGGGTTAGGTATTCGCTGGGACAAAACACAGTATGTTATTCCTGCTGGCGTTGACTCTGTAGATTATGTAGAGCGTGCAATCCTTGAGGAAATGGCTGCTGAAAGCTGTTTCGAAGGAAATAGGTTCTTTGATTTGCTACGTATCTCACATCACCGACCAGACCATCCTTTATTCATGGCAAAGAAGGTGAGCGCCAAATACGCGGATGCTGAGGCTGCAGAACAGCGGTTACGCATACTTTCAACGTGGTTTTCCCACAAAGAAGAATGA
- a CDS encoding SusC/RagA family TonB-linked outer membrane protein, whose product MKRLLLLFSNISIITVACVAQTMVRGRVLNSATNETFAGSRVVLVGTKTMTMTEDDGTFELKVDQLDGMLRVEAPGFETQIVPLLGRSEICVRLLPVLKMRPVLLNADDAAGRALLGDVRMAAHSGLDAAGSAMFIRGLHSINMTSQPLFVVDGQIWQSQENMSSLHEGYFNNPLALLSVDDIESIQVLKNGTAIWGAKAAGGVVMINTKRSHNMATEIEVNLSTGIKQRGKVLPLLHADDYRILASELLTKDKSMGSGVGSRYRFLDDDPTTSYYKANHNHTDWNHEITRVASTQNYGIAVRGGDEVALYAFSLGYNRADGNIRHTDFERLNVRFNSDINLTKQLTTRADIAFSQVTRNLVDDGIFSATSPRYMAYTKNPLYNAYQYDTQGRLYHRLSDVDELNMGNPLAVVENGEGKSKNYRFTATLAPTYRFGERFSLSAVAAFSWDKIKESAFTPDFGLPEVHLYNSQGDWYGDAVNSVASLMTRHSTMTLGMNADWSILHSRFSLLSTKIGFRYLNNTFEGDYGQGYNTGSDNLRSLSVTNSALRTTLGINDDWRSMSWYAQVEYSLRDRYMVTACAAMETNSRFGRDADGGLKLGGVRWGLFPSVDAAWQVTNERFMRHISGIDYLKLHLGYELTGNDQLPIGATHTYFETINYAGLAKGLALASIGNEKLKWEQTGTMTLGVDMRLLNNRLSLRADYFHATTYDLLVTKQLQEEYGLKDYWTNDGQLQNDGFEMAVSGRVIDKRDWQLTAGLCLGHYKNKVKKLTDGDYMTKMMGANLLTSVGKPIGLFYGYRTEGVFVDQAAASQAHLAIVDETGKVVPFAAGDVHFSDITPDGIINEKDMTVIGDPNPDIYGSFNFALKWKRLSVDVLFSYSLGNDAYNALRQQLESGATLNNQSEAMRRRWTADGQTTDIPRVTFGDPMQNNRFSDRWIEDASYLKLKQFSLTYDVPVKLSFIQGLQLWGSLNNMFTLTRYLGADPEFSYGNHSLLQGVDAGLMPQSRSYNIGIKLNL is encoded by the coding sequence ATGAAGCGTTTACTTTTATTATTTTCAAATATATCTATCATCACTGTTGCATGCGTAGCGCAGACGATGGTTCGTGGCAGGGTGCTAAATAGTGCAACGAACGAGACCTTTGCTGGATCGCGTGTCGTATTGGTAGGAACTAAGACGATGACAATGACAGAGGATGATGGCACCTTCGAACTAAAGGTAGATCAGCTGGACGGCATGTTGCGCGTTGAGGCTCCAGGCTTTGAAACGCAAATTGTTCCGTTGCTGGGACGTAGTGAAATATGTGTCAGATTGCTGCCTGTGCTTAAAATGCGCCCTGTGCTGCTGAATGCCGACGATGCTGCAGGGCGAGCCTTGTTGGGTGATGTGCGCATGGCAGCTCATAGTGGGCTGGATGCTGCTGGTAGTGCTATGTTTATTCGTGGTTTGCATAGCATCAACATGACCTCGCAGCCACTGTTCGTAGTTGATGGACAGATATGGCAGTCGCAAGAGAATATGAGCTCTCTGCATGAGGGCTATTTCAACAATCCATTGGCACTCCTTTCTGTTGATGATATTGAAAGTATTCAGGTGCTGAAGAATGGTACGGCGATATGGGGAGCAAAGGCTGCTGGCGGTGTGGTGATGATCAACACCAAACGAAGTCATAACATGGCTACGGAAATTGAAGTGAACCTCTCAACAGGTATTAAACAGCGTGGTAAGGTACTGCCGCTTCTTCATGCTGATGACTATCGTATCTTGGCCTCAGAATTGTTGACTAAGGACAAATCTATGGGGAGTGGAGTGGGAAGTCGTTATCGTTTTCTTGACGATGATCCAACGACTTCATATTACAAGGCTAACCATAATCATACGGACTGGAATCACGAGATTACACGGGTGGCATCGACCCAAAACTATGGAATAGCTGTGCGGGGTGGTGATGAAGTTGCTCTTTATGCCTTCTCTTTAGGATACAATCGGGCTGACGGCAACATACGCCATACGGACTTTGAACGTTTGAATGTGCGGTTTAACAGTGATATTAATCTGACGAAGCAACTCACAACTCGTGCAGACATAGCATTCTCGCAGGTCACACGCAATCTCGTTGATGATGGCATCTTTAGTGCTACTTCACCACGCTATATGGCTTATACGAAGAATCCGTTATATAATGCATATCAGTATGACACGCAAGGAAGACTCTATCATCGTCTAAGCGATGTTGATGAACTAAACATGGGCAATCCCTTGGCCGTCGTAGAGAATGGTGAAGGAAAAAGCAAGAACTACCGTTTTACGGCAACGCTGGCCCCAACGTATAGGTTTGGAGAGAGGTTCAGCCTGTCTGCAGTAGCAGCTTTTTCTTGGGACAAGATCAAAGAGAGCGCTTTTACACCAGATTTTGGCCTTCCTGAGGTGCATTTGTATAATAGTCAGGGCGATTGGTATGGCGATGCAGTCAATAGCGTGGCCAGCCTGATGACACGCCATTCGACGATGACTCTTGGCATGAATGCAGACTGGAGCATCCTTCATTCTCGGTTCTCTTTGTTAAGCACAAAGATAGGCTTCCGCTATTTGAACAACACCTTTGAGGGCGACTATGGTCAGGGATATAACACGGGCAGTGATAACTTGCGTTCGCTGTCAGTGACCAATTCTGCCTTGCGAACAACGCTTGGAATAAATGACGACTGGCGCTCAATGAGTTGGTATGCGCAGGTGGAATACAGTCTGAGAGATCGATATATGGTCACAGCGTGTGCAGCGATGGAGACGAATAGCAGATTCGGACGTGATGCCGATGGAGGCTTGAAACTTGGTGGCGTGAGATGGGGGCTGTTCCCTTCTGTAGATGCCGCATGGCAAGTAACCAACGAAAGATTTATGCGTCATATAAGTGGCATTGACTACTTGAAGTTGCATCTGGGATATGAGCTGACAGGCAACGATCAGTTGCCGATAGGCGCTACACATACTTATTTTGAGACAATCAACTATGCTGGATTGGCAAAAGGATTGGCACTGGCAAGCATCGGAAATGAAAAACTCAAGTGGGAGCAAACGGGCACCATGACTCTGGGCGTGGATATGCGTCTTTTGAATAACCGTCTGTCTCTGCGTGCGGATTATTTTCATGCTACGACGTATGACTTGCTGGTTACAAAGCAATTGCAAGAGGAGTATGGTCTGAAAGACTATTGGACAAATGATGGTCAATTGCAGAACGACGGCTTTGAAATGGCTGTAAGTGGACGCGTTATTGATAAACGTGACTGGCAACTGACGGCTGGACTGTGTTTAGGACATTATAAAAACAAGGTGAAGAAGCTGACCGATGGTGACTATATGACGAAGATGATGGGAGCGAATCTGCTGACAAGTGTTGGAAAGCCTATAGGACTGTTCTATGGCTACCGCACGGAGGGCGTCTTTGTTGATCAGGCTGCTGCTTCACAGGCTCATCTTGCAATTGTTGATGAGACAGGAAAAGTTGTTCCTTTCGCTGCAGGTGACGTTCATTTCAGTGATATAACTCCAGACGGCATTATCAACGAAAAGGATATGACGGTTATCGGTGATCCGAATCCAGACATTTATGGCTCTTTTAACTTTGCCTTGAAATGGAAAAGACTCTCGGTAGATGTGTTGTTTTCTTATTCATTGGGTAATGATGCTTATAATGCTCTGCGTCAACAACTGGAGAGTGGAGCAACTCTTAATAACCAAAGTGAGGCTATGCGTCGCCGTTGGACTGCAGATGGGCAGACGACAGATATACCTCGTGTGACATTTGGTGACCCGATGCAGAACAATAGATTTAGCGATCGCTGGATAGAGGATGCTTCTTATTTAAAACTGAAACAGTTTTCTTTGACTTATGATGTTCCTGTCAAACTATCGTTCATACAGGGCTTACAACTCTGGGGTTCGTTGAACAATATGTTTACTTTGACTCGTTACTTGGGCGCAGATCCTGAGTTCAGCTATGGCAATCACTCACTCCTTCAGGGGGTTGATGCGGGTCTGATGCCCCAGTCAAGAAGTTATAATATTGGAATAAAACTCAATCTTTAA